The window GTCCTGATCGCGGCGCCCGAGGTGCGGACCTACGTCCGCATGATCGTGGAGCGCATGTTCGCCACCCTGCCGGTGCTCAGCCACCTCGAAGTCGCCCGCGGCCTGGAGATCAAGCCGCTGGGCACGGTGTCGTGAGCCCCCTCCGTCGTCGTGAGCGCAGCGAAGCGATGCAGCCGGACGGCCCAGGGCGGAGCGCGAGCGCGGCGCCGCGACCCGTCGCGGCTCCCGACGCTCCTGGATCGCTGCGCTGCGCTCGCGACGACGGTGAGCCGAGCGGGCGAGGCCGTCGGAAGCGATGAACGACGCCGCCTCCGTCTCGGTGCTGGCGGCCTTCGTGGTGTTCAGCCGCGTCGGCGCCTGCCTGCTCGTCATGCCGGGCTTCTCGTCGCCGCGCATCCCCGTGCAGGTCCGCCTGTTCATCGCGGTGGCGGTGTCGCTGGCGCTGACGCCGCTGCAGATCGACGCCATCCGGCCGATCGTGGCCGACGGGCAGCCGGTCCACCTGCTGCGCGTGATGGCCTCCGAGCTGTTCATCGGCGCCGCCATCGGGCTGTTCGGGCGCGTGTTCTTCGCCGCCCTGGAGTTCATCGGCGTCGCGGTGGCGATGTCGGTGGGGCTGAGCGCCAACCTCGGCGCGCCGGTCGAGGCCGACGACACGCTGCCGGCGCTGACCACGCTGCTGACGCTGGCCGCCACCGCGCTGATGTTCCTGACCGACCTGCACCTCGAAGTGTTCCGCGCCCTCCAGGCCTCCTACGGCAGCCTGCCGGTCGCCGACGGCTTCAGCCCGCGCTTCGCGCTCGACCAGCTCGTGTCCAAGGCGGCCGCGGCCTTCATGCTGGCGCTGCGGATCGGCAGCCCGTTCCTGATCTTCTCGCTGGTCGTCAACGTCGCCATGGGGCTGGTCGGGCGCCTCGTGCCCGGCATCCAGAGCTTCTTCCTGTCGACGCCGTTCCTGCTGATCGGCGGGCTGATCCTGCTGTCGATCGTCATCAAGCCCATGCTGCTGATCTTCATCGACGCCTTCGGGCGCTTCCTGGTGACGGGATGAGGGACACCGCCGCGGCGAGGTCGCACCCGTGACCGACCGCCTCCGCGCCATGAGGCGCGTCCTCGCGGTGCAGGACGGGCTCAAGCGCTCGGCCGACTGGCGCCTGGCCGAGGCCGAGCGGGCCGCCGCCGACGTCGAGGCCGCGCGGGGCGACCTCGCGCGCTTCCGCGACGCCGAGCTGCCGACGGGGGCGCTCGCGGCCGCCGCGGCCGCGCAGGCCCGGCGGCTCGACGCGCGCGCCGCCGCCGCCGCCGCCGCGGTCGCGGCCGGGGCGGAGGCGATGCGCGAGGCGACCGCGCGCCAGAAGCTGTTCGGCAGGGCCGTGGAGGCGCTGGCCCGCGAGGAGGCCGCCGCGCGCGAGCGGCGCGACCTGGAGCGGCTCGTCGAGGACCTCGCGGCGGCGGCGTCCCGCGCGCCCCCGCGGCACGAGGGCTGACCGCCGCCGTCATATGAAATCCGTTCGATCCCTTCGGGATGCGGATTTCGGCTTCGCTCATGCGCCGCGCGGGCTGGTGATACGGCACCCCGGCCTGTTCGGCCGGATACCGTATCACACGAGGTTCAGCAGCGCGACCTCGTCGGTCAGCGGCATCCGGACCGTGCAGCGGAGCCCGGCGGCGTCGAAGTCGAGCGCGCATTCGGCCCTGAGGTCGTAGGCGAGCGTGTGCTCCAGGAGTTCCATCCCGAACCCCCGGCGGCCGCCGGACACGTCGACCGGGGGGCCCCCGACCTCCTGCCACGTGAAGGTCAGCCGCGACGCGCCGTTCCCGCCGTCGGGGCGTCCGATGCGCCAGATCACGTCCACGTGGCCTTCGGCCGACAGCGCCCCGTGCTTCACGGCGTTGATGGCGAGTTCGTGGATTGCGAGCCCCAGCGTTTCGGCCGCCTTCGACTTCAGGCGCACGACCGGGCCGGAGATGCGCCAATGCGCCGCTCCGGCGTTGCGGTAGGCGGCGAGCTCGTCCCGCACGAGCTGTTCGAGGTCGACGCCCGCCTCGGGGTCGCGCGTCACGAGCGCCTGGGTGCGGGCGAAGGCGGCGAGGCGCCCGTCGAGGTTCTCGGCGAAGTCGTCCACCGTGCCGCTCGACTCGGCCGTGCGGCGCGCGATGGTCCGCACCACGCTCAGCGTGTTGCGCACGCGGTGCTGGAGCTCGGCCAGCAGCAGCTTGCCCCGCTCCTCGGCCCGGCTCATGGCGGTGACGTCGACGAAGGTCATCACCGCGCCGGCGATGAAGTTGTCGACGCTGCGGTAGGGCAGGATGCGGACGATGTAGCGGGTGTTGGTGTCGGGCGCGACCATCTCCCGCTCGACCGTGGACAGCGTGCGCAGCACGCGGCGCACGTCCTCGAACAGGTCCTCGATCGGCACCCGCGCCTTGATGTGGGAGACCGGCCGGCCGATGTCGGTCTCGACGAGGTGGAACACCTGCGTCACCGCCGGCGTGTAGTTCATCACCTGCAGGTCGTTGTCGAGGAACACCGTCGCGATCTGGGTGGATTCGAGGAAGTTCTTGAGGTCGCTGGTGGCGCGGGTGAGGTCCTGGACGCGGTGCGCCAGCTCGCCGTTGACGGTGGTCAGCTCCTCGTTGACCGACTGCAGCTCCTCGCGCGAGGTTTCCAGCTCCTCGTTGGCGGATTGAAGCTCCTCGTTCAGCGACTGGAACTCTTCGTTGGAGGACTTCAGCTCCTCGTTTGTGCTTTCGAGTTCCTCGATGGTCGCCTGGAGGCGGTCGCGCGAGTCGCGCAGCTCGGTTTCGAGGCGCTCGACGTGCTCGCTGCGCACCAGCGCGCCGCCGTCCCGCTCGGCCCTGTCGCTCGGCTGCGCCGGGCCGTCCTTGAACAGCACCATCAGGTGGTGCGGCCCCTCCGCCCGCTCCTCGATCGGCTCGACCGTGATGTCGACCAGGATCGAGCTGCCGTTGCGGCCGAGCTGCACGCGCTCGGCCAGGGCCGTGCGGCCCGTCTCGACCGCGCGGCCGAGCACGGCCCTGAGCTCCAGGCGCAGGTCGCGATGGACGAGGTTCAGCAGATCAAGGCTGGCGGCCCCGGTGGCCGGCTCCAGGTAGCGCCCCGTGCGCCCGGAGAAGTTCACCACCTCGAAGTGCTCGTTGACGATGAGGTAGGCCGGCGCGTAGCGCTCGGCGATGCGCTGCGCCCGCCGCTCCAGCCCCTGGTCGGGAGGGTTGGTGCGGGCCGGCAGGGCGCGCAGCTCCGCGCCCAGGCGCGCGACGCCCATGCCGATGGGGAACTCGGGCGGCAGGCGGGTGCCGGTGTCCAGCCGCTTGAAGATGCGGGCGCGGCGGTCCACCGGCACGAACAGCTTCGGGTGGCGGGTGACGTTCTCGGAGTTGCCGAGGAACAGGTAGCGGTCGGGCAGCAGCGCGAAGTGGAACAGCGGGATCACCCGGTTCTGCAGATCGGCGTTCAGGTAGATGAGCAGGTTGCGGCACGACACGATGTCGAGCTTGGAGAAGGGCGCGTCCTTGATGACGTTGTGCTGCGAGAAGATGCACATCTCCCGCAGGTCCTTCACCACGCAATAGGTGTCGCCCTCGCGCACGAACCAGCGCGCCAGCCGCTCGGGCGTGACGTCCTCCTCGATGGCGGTGCGGTAGCGGCCGACCCGTGCGGAGGCCAAGGCGCGCCCGTCGATGTCGGTCGCGAAGATCTGCACCTGCGGCACCGATTCGAGGGTCGCCATGTGTTCGCGCAGCAGGATGCCGATCGAATAGGCCTCCTCGCCGGTGGCGCAGCCGAGCACCCACACGCGCACCTGCTGGCCCGAGCCCTTCCCCGCGAACAGCCGGGGGATGATCTGGCTTCCCAGGATGTCGAATTCCTGCTTGTCCCGGAAGAACTGCGTGACGCCGATCAGGAGGTCGTTGAAGAGGTACTGCACCTCGTGCTTGTCCGCGGACAGGTGCTCGACGTAGGCGTCGATCTCGTCGATCTGCACCACCTTCATCCGGCGCTGGACGCGGCGCAGGAAGGTGTTCTGCTTGTAGCCGTGGAAGTCGTTGCCGGTCCTGTTGCGCAGGACGTCGGCGATGCGGCCGAGGGCCTCCGTGGCGGCGGCCAGCGTGGCGTCGAAGTCCCGGCGCTCCCCCGCCCGGCGCAGGTGGCGCACGTAGACGCGGACGTGCTCGGTGATGTCCTCGGGCGGCAGCAGGAAGTCCGCCAGCGCGGCCGGCGAGTTGCTGTTCTCGAGGTGCTCGTGCTCGGGGTCCGGCCGGACCGCGATCGTGAGGCCGCCCTGGTCCTTCAGGGCCGCCATGCCGAGCGTGCCGTCGCCGCCCGTGCCGGCCAGCATCACCCCGACGGCTTCCTCGCCCCGGTCCTCGGCCAGGGACACCAGGAAGCTGTCGATCGTGCCGCGCAGGCCCGGTATCTGCTCG is drawn from Lichenibacterium dinghuense and contains these coding sequences:
- a CDS encoding flagellar biosynthetic protein FliR — its product is MNDAASVSVLAAFVVFSRVGACLLVMPGFSSPRIPVQVRLFIAVAVSLALTPLQIDAIRPIVADGQPVHLLRVMASELFIGAAIGLFGRVFFAALEFIGVAVAMSVGLSANLGAPVEADDTLPALTTLLTLAATALMFLTDLHLEVFRALQASYGSLPVADGFSPRFALDQLVSKAAAAFMLALRIGSPFLIFSLVVNVAMGLVGRLVPGIQSFFLSTPFLLIGGLILLSIVIKPMLLIFIDAFGRFLVTG
- a CDS encoding CheR family methyltransferase, with product MADTDGSPPSTPARFREVPIIVGVGASAAAPDNIERFFSGYRPDAALAVVLVVQHREALNEAAMRETLDRVDHIEVMPVEQGLPVAGGTVYLCEPDRITTVQDGHFSVRKAEQIPGLRGTIDSFLVSLAEDRGEEAVGVMLAGTGGDGTLGMAALKDQGGLTIAVRPDPEHEHLENSNSPAALADFLLPPEDITEHVRVYVRHLRRAGERRDFDATLAAATEALGRIADVLRNRTGNDFHGYKQNTFLRRVQRRMKVVQIDEIDAYVEHLSADKHEVQYLFNDLLIGVTQFFRDKQEFDILGSQIIPRLFAGKGSGQQVRVWVLGCATGEEAYSIGILLREHMATLESVPQVQIFATDIDGRALASARVGRYRTAIEEDVTPERLARWFVREGDTYCVVKDLREMCIFSQHNVIKDAPFSKLDIVSCRNLLIYLNADLQNRVIPLFHFALLPDRYLFLGNSENVTRHPKLFVPVDRRARIFKRLDTGTRLPPEFPIGMGVARLGAELRALPARTNPPDQGLERRAQRIAERYAPAYLIVNEHFEVVNFSGRTGRYLEPATGAASLDLLNLVHRDLRLELRAVLGRAVETGRTALAERVQLGRNGSSILVDITVEPIEERAEGPHHLMVLFKDGPAQPSDRAERDGGALVRSEHVERLETELRDSRDRLQATIEELESTNEELKSSNEEFQSLNEELQSANEELETSREELQSVNEELTTVNGELAHRVQDLTRATSDLKNFLESTQIATVFLDNDLQVMNYTPAVTQVFHLVETDIGRPVSHIKARVPIEDLFEDVRRVLRTLSTVEREMVAPDTNTRYIVRILPYRSVDNFIAGAVMTFVDVTAMSRAEERGKLLLAELQHRVRNTLSVVRTIARRTAESSGTVDDFAENLDGRLAAFARTQALVTRDPEAGVDLEQLVRDELAAYRNAGAAHWRISGPVVRLKSKAAETLGLAIHELAINAVKHGALSAEGHVDVIWRIGRPDGGNGASRLTFTWQEVGGPPVDVSGGRRGFGMELLEHTLAYDLRAECALDFDAAGLRCTVRMPLTDEVALLNLV